CATAATCGGGCCGGGATCGCATAACGCTTTGACGGACCATTTTGCATCAATGTCGAGGAGCGCAGTGGCACTTCATTTAGCAGGAGGATTTCTTGCGCATGATTGACACCACAACGTGCGGCGATACTTCACGAAAAACCGTCTGGGATAAGACTTGATACGCCCAGGTATAGTCAGGCAGCCTGAAACCGGGCTCAGCAAGAGATACCCCGATGCAACCATGCCGTGGCCCAAGAATTCCTGATGCAACCTCCACGATACCGGTGAATGCCGTTGGATTAAAGATGGCTCCAGTTTCCTTTGGTGTAAATCCATTCATAATGGGGAATGCCGTGGACTTATGATCTGATAGAAACTTTTGCCTTACAATTCTGTGATGAAGGGTGCCGTCACTATGAGAGCTGCCATGCAGGTTCACCGGCCTGTCCCTCATCGGCTTCAGAATACAATACTCTCCTTGTTGATTGCGCCGTACCCATAACACAAGGAACAGGTCTGTTCCCTCACGAACCCCGACCGCGAATTTACTCTCCCCTGGAACTGCTTTGAGATTCATCAGCCCAGCATCCGAACTCGCAGCACGCTGCTTTTGCGTCTCCTCGAAACAGCACTGCCAGGTCGCTAACTCCTCCGTGGTCATCATGGAAGTGTCAAGAGCCTGGTACCTTAACCATTCTTCAAACGTTTGCAGATCATCGTCACTGATAAACTCCTTCATTTTACCAATTCCCTCAAAGTCACCATCCGCACGCTCTCAAGCCTTGCTAAAGCGCTAAGTGCCAAACTCTGTTCGGGCTATATTATCTGAGGAAGGCTACTGTCACAGGAACAGCTCGGCTTGGCACCCACGGTTCCGTATCACATTCACGCTCGCTAGCCAAGGCGATACGTAGAGCCTGGTCTCCATCTCGCAATAGATTAAACAAACCCGACCTCCGCCACGACCATTCCTACCTCTTGAAGCGGGACCTGAGCGATGATGGCCCCCGTCGGATCAATCACGGCCGTTGGGCCATAAGATATACACTGGCCTCGTTCGCCGGTTACGTCGGATGAGAGGATCCACACGCCATGGGCTTTGGCATGGCGCGCTCTGATCTCGTTATGCCGACACTTCCATTCCTCCGCTGTCACACGCGGCAGCATGTTGTTGCATGGACATACAAGCACGGAGACACCAGAAGCCGCTGCAGACTCGATCGACTTGGAGACATTTAGGTCGTGACAGATGTTGATGCCCACCTTTTTCTCGCAGACATCGAATACCGGGAAACCATTTCCGCGCCCAAACACCTTTGCCTCTCCGTCAAGGAGATGCCTCTTTCTGTAATGAGCAATTACTTTGCCACCTTGTATGGCTAATGCCGAGTTATAAGCAAAGCCGTCTGCCTTTTCGATCATACCGAAAACCATGACAGGCAGAATCGAGACGAACGATCTAAGCACATCGTTAAACATTGGCGAGCTGAGCTCTACGGCGACACTGGCGATGTATTCCGGACGAATGTCGTATCCCTGAAGAAAGCACTCGGGGAAGCAAACCAGATCCGCACCTTGACGTTCAGCCTGGAATGCGTAGTCGCGCATCAGAGACGTGGCGCGCTCTATGTCGCCAAGAACTTCGGGCAGCTGGCACCTAGCGATTCTCATGGTTGCGTCAATCATCATCTCGAACGGGCGCACCTACGACAGGCGCCCGTTCGAACTATTTTGAGCTTGGGCAAGGTCAGAGGGGAACGTCGCAACAACGCCGAGCGTTCTCATTATTTATAGTCGCCTGTTGGGCCTTAAATTGAATTTGAGTCAGCAACCCCATGCGTCCGTAAAGGCGCGGACAAAGTTAGCACCAAGCACTTTCTCTGCAATACGGATCGGATACCCTCTCCTCAACAGTGCATCGGCTATTACCTCGCACTGAATTTGCCATTTAGGTGGTAGTTCTCAATATTGGAGCCTCCCATTTTCGAAGCTTACCAGAGACAGCGGCACCCCCGACCCCTCGCAAGTAGAACCCTGAACGCAACGGGTCGGGACCCTACATGTGCTCACACGATCTCTATGATGTCAAAATACACGCCTCTCGATTACATAAACTCGAACTTCAGGGATCCGATCACCGTAAATGGTGCCCCGGTATAAACAATCTCCCTGAAATTCTGTGTACCGCTAAAGTAGCGCTGGTCTAACAGATTGGTAAAATTAATGGAGGCGAGAAGATTCGTGCGCGTGAAAAACTCCGGCTTTCTATAGTACACAGCGGCATCCATACGTGCGTATCCAGGGAGCTCAAACGAAGCCTGGCAATTGGCGGGATCCGTACATTGGAACACGCCGTTTCGCTTGCCCTGTGCAAACATCCCGAGACCTACACCAAGCCCTTTCAATGGGCCATCCTGCACGAAATAGGTACTCCAGACTCTCCCTTGGTGGAGCGCTGAGTTGGGAACCCGGCTTCCAACAAGGAATACGTTGTCCTCGGTGACTCGCGCGTCGGTATAGGCATAGTTCGCGATGATGTCCCAGCCGGGCAGAATTCTTCCCGCCACGTCGAACTCGATTCCCTGGCTGCGTTGCTCACCGGTCGGGACAGAGAACACGAATCCGCTGAGTGGATCGCCGGTTAAGACATTTCGCTTCTTGATATGGAAGGCTGCAAGGGTCGCCCGCAACCGATTGTCCGGGCTCTGAAACTTCACACCTCCCTCAACGGCCTTTCCGCGCTCCGGCGCGAATGTCCCTCCAGTGGCGCTTCTGAGCCCTGGCTCTTGAGGGGCAAACGACTCTGTATAGTTGGCAAAGAGCGCGATCGGCTTCCATGGTTGATAGGTCAACCCAATCGACGGACTAAAGGCCAGTTCAGTTTGACTTGTATGGGTCGTATCCGGCGTGTCATCGGTCGGGCGATTCGTGAGATCCTGTTTGAAGTAATCGAACCGACCGCCTCCGTGCAAGTGGAGATTGTCCAGGAGGCTCACGTGATCCCCAAAGTAGAATCCCAAGATGTTATTGACCGTCTTGCTATTGCTGAATTTCGAGAGAGGCGTATCGAGGAAAAACCGGTTCCTAGTGTTGAAGATATTGATGAAACTAAAGGCTCCTGGCGTTGTCGTGTCACCGCCGAAATCACTGAACGCCGACTCGGATGCGACTTCTCGCCCCACTTCGACCCCGACAATCGTCTTATGTGCCAGTGGGCCGGTCGCGAATTTCCCGTGCAATTCATTTTGCAAGTAGTGGCTTTGGGTCACTGTGGGAATTACGAAGCGCGCCAGGTTCAGATTACCTTCGTTTTCGTCTCCGATCAGAAACCAGGATTCCATACTATTGTATCGGCTACGAGCCACGGCCGCTCTAAACGCCGTGCGCCATCTGAACATATCATTGAAGTCGTGCAGGAATGTCAGCGTGGCCTTTCCATGATTCGTCTCGAGTTTCCGGCTAGGATCGCCCAGGAAATTATTAATGGGAATCGATGCCACGCCGCCGCCGATTGCCACCAGCCCACGATCGATCGGTCTATTGTCATAGAGATACTCGGCCTCAAAGCGAAATGTCGTCCGCGGTCCTAGTTCCCAACCAAAAGTCGGCGCGAGAAAGATCCGTTCCGAGCGTACACCTTCTCGATAACTGCCGGCGTTTTCGTACATGCCATTGAATCGATACGTTAAAGTCTTGCTCTCATTCAGCGGCCCGCCGATGTCTATTTGTGGACGGTAGAGATCGTAATTGCCGAGGATCATTTCGGCTGCATAGTAGGGATCCTTTAACGGCGCCTTGGTGATTTGATGAATCATGCCGCCCGGATCCGATCGGCCATACAAATACGACGGCGGGCTCTTCACCACTTCTATCGATTCGATGTTGATGATGTCCCGCTGTGAGCGCGAGCTGAAGAAACTGTCGTCGCGAAATCCATTCTTAAAGACATTGAATTGCGATGCAAATCCACGAATCATGAAGTTACCACCCTGACCACCCTGACTACTGAATTGCGACACACCGCTCACGTTGAGCAACGCCTCATCAAGGCGAATGATTCGTTGATCTTCGATCACTTGCCTCGTGACGGTCTGGATGGATCGAGGAGTGTCGTGAAGTGGAACGGGGATTCTCAGTGCAGTGGAAGTGTCTTGAGCAGTATACGCAGAGTCCTTTCGCTCTCGTGTCTCTTTCACCATGACTTCAGGGAGCTTGATTGGTTTTTGTGAAACCGTCCCAATCGGCTCCCCTGGGGACTCTGGAAATACCTTCTTCTCTTCCGCCAATATCGGTGGTGCGACAGCCGGCGCAACAGCGCCCGGCACGAGCGTGACCGCTCTGGTCCCCGTCACACGGTAGGTCAGCCCTGTGCCGGCTAACAACGTCTGTAGAGCCTCTTCCGGCGTATGTGACCCGCTGATACCGGAGACACTCATGCCGGAGACAAGCTCCGACGGCACACTAACCTGCCAGCCCGTCACCTCCGCAAAGGAGTTTAACGCTGCCCCAAGTGGCTGGGCTGCGATGTTAAAGGTAGCCGTGGCACGCGGTGGCTCTAAGGTCACGCTGTCCTGGGCAAGGACCGTACTGGCTGCCATCGTGATGCAGGTAAAAATGAAGAGGGTCAAGCTCACAGGCTGCGCGCATGAGTAAGCCCACCGTGCTCTGCGGGCCTTGTCCGGTGCTACATATTTGTTTGTGTGCAGATCTCGTTGTTCCATTGTTCTCTTTCCCGTAGGGCCTCCTGTTTTTCACTTCACGTTCTCTGTAGACGGGAAAGAACACACTCTTCCTCACCTGTTCCTAGGCCAATCGACGATTTCGAGGGTCAAAACACAATGACGAGACGATCAGCCAGGCTGATCGTTGAGAGAGGAACTGTCTGGAGGAGCAACGCAAGCGCACCAACGGGATCATCGACATTATAGGTGCCGGTCACCTTGATATCACCGACCTGTCGATTCAGAAGTAGGATTCTGCCGCCATGATACCGCTGCAGTTCCTCGAGCACCTGGAGAAATGGAACGTTCTGAACCACCAGCCGACCCCGCAACCATGAGGAAGCAGTCGTGACATCGATGGCCTGCGGTCGGCCGAGATGATGTGGCTCCACCTGAATCTGCGATCCGGCAGTCACAGCTACTGGAGAGCCTGTCTTCGCTTTGGATTCAACTTCGACAGTACCTTCGAGGACTATAATGCGATCCCCACCTGGGTCGGTTCGTACGACAAATGCTGTTCCGACTGCTCGAACCGTGGTGCCCGCGCTCTCGACGAGAAACGGACGCTGCGCATCGTGCTGGACATTGAGAAACACTTCGCCCTTGAGCAAACGGATTCGGCGAACCGTTGCATCATACGAGAACGCGATGGCTGTCTGGGCATTCAGTGTGGCAATCGACCGATCGGGCAACTCAACGGTGCGCCGCTCTCCGGGCCCCGTGTGATAGTCGGCCTGCCAGCGGATGGAAATATCAAAATGTTCCGCGAGGAGCACCACGAAGACAAGGCACGCAGCTGTCAGGACGGGCCATCGCAGAGAAAACGCCGGCTTGGATGCAAGCCTGGACGGACTTGCCCCCGCCATGACAGCGGCAGCGGCAGTCAGCTCCGGACTGTCCCATACTCTAGAAACCGTGCGATAGATGAGGGCATGCTTAGGACTCTGCGCCTGCCAGGTCTCAAAGGCTTGACGGTCCTCTTGTGAGAGGCCACTGTTCCGCAAACGAATCACCCAGGCTACAGCCTCTTTCCTGAGCCGGGCTTCCTCTTCAGAGAGCACCATGTCGTCTGAATCATCCGTACGCTGCATAATCCGGTCGTGTCGGCAGGTGCTCGACAGAACCGGGGCCAGTATACAGTGTGACGATTTAACAGACCAAGATCCTCACTGATGGCGGTCGATAGCCTCCAGGGCCTCACAAGTTTGATCCAGCGCTCGCATCAGTAACTTCTCCACCCCGCTCTCCGAAATACCCATCCGTACGGCAATTTCCTGATAGGAGTACCCACACACGCGGCACAGCACGAAGGCTTCACGGCTTCGGGGAGGAAGCTGTTCGATCGCCTGGAGGCACAAACGAAGCCGCTGCTTAGCGAGCAACTCCCGTTCCGGCGACGGCGCCTGACTGGGGACCGCCGTTGCGGCATCCATGTCATCAAAGGCTTGGACGCTATTTTTTTCTCTCCGCAGATGGTCAATCGCCAAATTCGCGGCAATCCGATGGAGCAACGCACGCGGCTGCTCAACCACCTGCGCGTCGCCGAGACGAAGCAACCGCACATAGGTATCCTGTACAAGGTCGGCAGCCGTTTCGTGCGACTTCACCATCCCGACAAGCCGACGCGTCAGTTCCTCACGATACTGTTGAAACAGCGAAGCGATCTGCCCATACGTGAGACGCAGTGCAGACCCAACATTG
This portion of the Candidatus Nitrospira nitrosa genome encodes:
- a CDS encoding carbon-nitrogen hydrolase family protein, coding for MRIARCQLPEVLGDIERATSLMRDYAFQAERQGADLVCFPECFLQGYDIRPEYIASVAVELSSPMFNDVLRSFVSILPVMVFGMIEKADGFAYNSALAIQGGKVIAHYRKRHLLDGEAKVFGRGNGFPVFDVCEKKVGINICHDLNVSKSIESAAASGVSVLVCPCNNMLPRVTAEEWKCRHNEIRARHAKAHGVWILSSDVTGERGQCISYGPTAVIDPTGAIIAQVPLQEVGMVVAEVGFV
- a CDS encoding TonB-dependent siderophore receptor, with amino-acid sequence MEQRDLHTNKYVAPDKARRARWAYSCAQPVSLTLFIFTCITMAASTVLAQDSVTLEPPRATATFNIAAQPLGAALNSFAEVTGWQVSVPSELVSGMSVSGISGSHTPEEALQTLLAGTGLTYRVTGTRAVTLVPGAVAPAVAPPILAEEKKVFPESPGEPIGTVSQKPIKLPEVMVKETRERKDSAYTAQDTSTALRIPVPLHDTPRSIQTVTRQVIEDQRIIRLDEALLNVSGVSQFSSQGGQGGNFMIRGFASQFNVFKNGFRDDSFFSSRSQRDIINIESIEVVKSPPSYLYGRSDPGGMIHQITKAPLKDPYYAAEMILGNYDLYRPQIDIGGPLNESKTLTYRFNGMYENAGSYREGVRSERIFLAPTFGWELGPRTTFRFEAEYLYDNRPIDRGLVAIGGGVASIPINNFLGDPSRKLETNHGKATLTFLHDFNDMFRWRTAFRAAVARSRYNSMESWFLIGDENEGNLNLARFVIPTVTQSHYLQNELHGKFATGPLAHKTIVGVEVGREVASESAFSDFGGDTTTPGAFSFINIFNTRNRFFLDTPLSKFSNSKTVNNILGFYFGDHVSLLDNLHLHGGGRFDYFKQDLTNRPTDDTPDTTHTSQTELAFSPSIGLTYQPWKPIALFANYTESFAPQEPGLRSATGGTFAPERGKAVEGGVKFQSPDNRLRATLAAFHIKKRNVLTGDPLSGFVFSVPTGEQRSQGIEFDVAGRILPGWDIIANYAYTDARVTEDNVFLVGSRVPNSALHQGRVWSTYFVQDGPLKGLGVGLGMFAQGKRNGVFQCTDPANCQASFELPGYARMDAAVYYRKPEFFTRTNLLASINFTNLLDQRYFSGTQNFREIVYTGAPFTVIGSLKFEFM
- a CDS encoding FecR family protein, with the translated sequence MQRTDDSDDMVLSEEEARLRKEAVAWVIRLRNSGLSQEDRQAFETWQAQSPKHALIYRTVSRVWDSPELTAAAAVMAGASPSRLASKPAFSLRWPVLTAACLVFVVLLAEHFDISIRWQADYHTGPGERRTVELPDRSIATLNAQTAIAFSYDATVRRIRLLKGEVFLNVQHDAQRPFLVESAGTTVRAVGTAFVVRTDPGGDRIIVLEGTVEVESKAKTGSPVAVTAGSQIQVEPHHLGRPQAIDVTTASSWLRGRLVVQNVPFLQVLEELQRYHGGRILLLNRQVGDIKVTGTYNVDDPVGALALLLQTVPLSTISLADRLVIVF
- a CDS encoding RNA polymerase sigma factor, with product MTTHSTHLAEAQLMASRDISNVGSALRLTYGQIASLFQQYREELTRRLVGMVKSHETAADLVQDTYVRLLRLGDAQVVEQPRALLHRIAANLAIDHLRREKNSVQAFDDMDAATAVPSQAPSPERELLAKQRLRLCLQAIEQLPPRSREAFVLCRVCGYSYQEIAVRMGISESGVEKLLMRALDQTCEALEAIDRHQ